The stretch of DNA CGGAGCCGGTCATGCCCTGGACGATGACCTTGCTGTCCTTGGTAAGGAAGATAGCCATGGTGTGAGTCCCCTTCCTTACTTCGCGGCGTTCGCGAGCTCGGCGGCGCGGTCAGCGGCGCCGTCCATGGTGTCCACCTGCTCGACCAGCGGGTGGTTCGCGTCGGTCAGGATCTTGCGACCCAGCTCCGCGTTGTTGCCGTCGAGGCGGACGACGAGCGGCTTGGTGACGGCCTCGCCCTTCTCCTCGAGCAGGGCCAGGGCCTGGACGATGCCGTTGGCGACCGCGTCACAGGCGGTGATGCCACCGAAGACGTTGACGAAGACCGACTTGACGTCGGTGTCGCCCAGGATGATCTCCAGGCCGTTCGCCATGACCTCGGCGGAGGCGCCGCCACCGATGTCGAGGAAGTTGGCGGGCTTGACGTTGCCGTGGCTCTCGCCGGCGTAGGCGACGACGTCCAGGGTGCTCATGACGAGACCGGCGCCGTTGCCGATGATGCCGACCTCGCCGTCGAGCTTGACGTAGTTGAGGCCCTTGGCCTTGGCCGCGGCCTCGAGCGGGTTCGCGGCGGCCTTGTCCTCGAGCGCCTCGTGCTCCGGCTGACGGAACTCGGCGTTCTCGTCCAGCGAGACCTTGCCGTCGAGCGCGATGATCTTGCCCTCGCCGGACTTGATCAGCGGGTTGACCTCGACAAGGAGGGCGTCCTCCTTGATGAAGACCTCCCACAGCTTGACGAGCACGTCGGCGACCTGGTCGGCCACGTCGGCCGGGAACTTCGCCGCGGCGACGATCTCGGCGGCCTTCTCGGGGGTGCAGCCCTCGTTGGCGTCGACCGCGATCTTGGCGAGCGCGTCCGGGTTCTCCTCGGCGACGACCTCGATCTCCACGCCGCCCTCGACGCTGGCCATGGCCAGGAAGGTGCGGTTGGTGCGGTCCAGCAGGAACGAGACGTAGTACTCGTCCTTGATGTCCGCGGTCTGGGCCAGCATCACCTTGTGGACGGTGTGGCCCTTGATGTCCATGCCGAGGATGTCGGTGGCCTTGGCAACGGCGTCGGCCGGGTCGGTGGCGAGCTTGACGCCACCGGCCTTGCCACGGCCGCCGACCTTCACCTGCGCCTTGACGACGGCACGGCCGCCGAAGCGCTCGGCGATGGCGCGAGCGGCTTCCGGGGTCTCGATGACGTCACCGTCAAGCACGGGCACACCGTGCTTGGCGAAGAGGTCCCTCGCCTGGTACTCGAACAGGTCCACGTGTGTTCGTCCTTGTTCGTGGTCGCGGATTGTGTCTCTACGAGCGTGCCACGGCAGGATCTTCGCTGCGGGTCGTCGGGGCTGGTGCGGGTACGCAGAACCATCGGCCTTACGGTCCGCACAGCCACGGGCGCACACGTCAATCAACACGCGCGTCACGTCCGTCTGGCAGGTTATCGCCGCTGAGCGGGCGTGCCGCGCCCAGGGCCCGGTCCGGTTTGGTGAGAACCGTCACAACGGGGGACGGTCGCACAGGTCACGGGTAGTCCGTCAGGTGGATGCACCCGAATGTCACTTCGAGGCCGAAGGCGTGGAAGCGGCGTCACAGCGA from Kitasatospora sp. MMS16-BH015 encodes:
- the sucC gene encoding ADP-forming succinate--CoA ligase subunit beta, yielding MDLFEYQARDLFAKHGVPVLDGDVIETPEAARAIAERFGGRAVVKAQVKVGGRGKAGGVKLATDPADAVAKATDILGMDIKGHTVHKVMLAQTADIKDEYYVSFLLDRTNRTFLAMASVEGGVEIEVVAEENPDALAKIAVDANEGCTPEKAAEIVAAAKFPADVADQVADVLVKLWEVFIKEDALLVEVNPLIKSGEGKIIALDGKVSLDENAEFRQPEHEALEDKAAANPLEAAAKAKGLNYVKLDGEVGIIGNGAGLVMSTLDVVAYAGESHGNVKPANFLDIGGGASAEVMANGLEIILGDTDVKSVFVNVFGGITACDAVANGIVQALALLEEKGEAVTKPLVVRLDGNNAELGRKILTDANHPLVEQVDTMDGAADRAAELANAAK